TTCCGACGACGGCGTTAAGGACGACACCTTCATCAAGGTCGCCCAGGATGCCGCCGAAGGTGTTTACGCCTCCGGTCCTGTCGACACGACATCCAATCCCCTGGCAGTGAAAGCCACCGAAGATCACCAGAAAAAATTCGGAGAGGATCCCGGTGCCTTCTTCCTGAACGCCTATGCTGCAACCCAGGCTCTTCTCAATGCAATTGAAAAAGCCGGCTCCACCGAGTACGACGCAATAGTCAATGCTCTGCGCAGCGAATACGTGGAGACCCCCCTTGGAAACATCAGCTTCGATGAAAAGGGCGATGCAATCGGGGTCGGTTTCTCCGTTTATCAGGTTCAGAACGGGGTTTACGTAGAGCTCAAATAAACTTGCTAATTCTGTCATATTCATGTAATATGACACGTTCTTTCAGAAATCTTGAGAACATTCGGAACAGGCCCGTACAGGGCCTGTTCCTTGCTTCCGAATCAATACTCACAACGTGTACGCAACTTTGCCGCAGGAAATGCAACAAGGCGGTTTTATTATAGAAGGAGCCTGCAGGAAACCACCATGAATCTAGATTATTTAATTCAGCTTACGCTGTCGGGAATGACGCGGGGCAGTATCTACGCGCTGATCGCCCTCGGGTATACCATGGTTTATGGTATCATTCAGCTTATCAACTTTGCCCACGGCGAAATATACATGATCGGTGCTTTTACGGCCCTCATTATTGCCACCGTCCTTAACATGACCGGGATGCCCGGGGTAGCGGTTTTTATCATTGCCATGATCATTGCCGTTGTTTACTCCTCCGCATACGGAGTAACAATGGAAGCCATGGCATACAAACCGGTACGTCGTGCCCAGAGGCTGTCAGCCCTGATAAGCGCCATCGGCATGTCCTTCTTCCTGCAGAATTACGTGCTGCTTGCCCAGACTTCGGACTTTCTGTCCTTTCCCAAGCTGATACCCCAGTTTGCATTTCTTGAAGGGGCCAGAAACTTTTTAACCTCCACCCAGATAATCATCTTCGCCGTCACTGCCGTGGTCATGGTGGCCCTCACCATTCTTATCAAGTTCACCAAGATAGGAAAAGCCATGCGGGCCACAGCCCAGGACAAGACCATGGCCCTTCTGGTGGGAATAAATATCAACCAGGTTATTGCTGTTACCTTTCTCATCGGCTCCGCGATGGCGGCCGTAGGGGGAG
The Marispirochaeta aestuarii DNA segment above includes these coding regions:
- a CDS encoding branched-chain amino acid ABC transporter permease, whose amino-acid sequence is MNLDYLIQLTLSGMTRGSIYALIALGYTMVYGIIQLINFAHGEIYMIGAFTALIIATVLNMTGMPGVAVFIIAMIIAVVYSSAYGVTMEAMAYKPVRRAQRLSALISAIGMSFFLQNYVLLAQTSDFLSFPKLIPQFAFLEGARNFLTSTQIIIFAVTAVVMVALTILIKFTKIGKAMRATAQDKTMALLVGININQVIAVTFLIGSAMAAVGGVLISSHVGQINFYIGFLAGIKAFVAAVLGGIGSIPGAVLGSFVLGLTESFGAGYISSDYEDVFAFIILVLILIFRPAGLLGRAQSDKI